Genomic window (Candidatus Limnocylindrales bacterium):
GGAGCGCGCATGCCGCCGCCTCATCGCCGCGGGTGTCGACGAAGCGGCGGAAAAACCCATGTGGCCGGTGGCGGTCCCTGCGCGGTCGTATGCGACGGCGCCCGCTGCGGCTGCCGCGTCTCGATGACATCGCGCATCGAGAGTTTCATGCCTCGCTACGATGCGATCGAGACACATCGCCGCGAGATTGCCGCGCCCAAAGCCGTCGCCTACGCGGCGCTCTGGAACGCGGATCTCGGCGCTTCACCGGTGATCCGGTTCCTGTCGGCGCTACGCTCGCTGCCGGCGATGCTGCTGTCCGAGCGCAGGGTGCGTCCGCGCAGGCTCGATCTGAATGCGATGGTCGGCGCAGGCTTCGGCAAGCTTGCCGAGGATGCGCCCGACGAAGTCGTCCTCGGCGTAACCGGACGGTTCTGGCGCCCGGTCGGCAATCTCCTTCCGTTTCGCGAGGCGGACTTTCGCGGGCCCGTCATGCCCGGCACGGCGAGAGCGGTCTGGAACTTCGCTCTCCAGGAGCTGTCGCCGGGTCGCACGGTGCTGACTACCGAAACCCGCGTGCTGTGCGGTGATCCGGCCAGCCGCAGGAAGTTTCTCGCGTACTGGCTCCTGATCCGGCCGTTCAGCGGGTGGATTCGCGTCGTGATGCTGGAAGCGATCGACCGCGAAGCAATGCGGCACGCTTCCCGGTCGGACGGCCCGGTGGCCAGGCCGTAAGCGGGCACAAGACGCGGAACGTTCGATGCGGCGCCGCCTGCGCGCTAGTCTCGCCCGGTGCCGACAAAACGACCTGCGGCGAAGGACGCCCTCAAGCGATGCCCGTGGGTCGACCTCACCAAGCCCGATTACGTCGCCTACCATGACGACGAGTGGGGCGTCCCGGTCCATGACGACCGCAAGATCTTCGAGTTCCTGACGCTCGAAGCCGCCCAGGCAGGGCTCAGCTGGTACACCGTGCTGCGCAAGCGCGAGGCCTATCGGCGCGCGTTCGCGGATTTCGACCCGCTGAGAGTCGCGCGCTTCACGCCGGCGCGCGTCGAAAAGATGCTTCTCGATCCGGGCATCGTTCGAAACCGCCTCAAAGTCACGTGCGCCGTCAGCAACGCGAAGCATTTCCTCGAAGTGCAGCGCGAGTTCGGGTCGTTCGCGGCGTACATCTGGCGGTTCGTCGGAGGCAACCCGCTCGTCGCCGAGCGTCGTGTGATCGCGGACTATCCCGCGCGCACCGCGATCTCGGATGCGATCAGCAAGGATCTGATGAAGCGCGGTTTCCGTTTCGTCGGCTCGACGATCATCTACGCGCACATGCAGGCGACCGGTCTCGTCAACGATCACTCGGTCGACTGCTACCGGCGCAGCGAGCTTCTCGCGAAATCCCGCAAGAAATGACGCGTCGTCGTACGAAGAAGCCGGGGCGTGCCGCTTCCCAGCCGCCGGAGGACACGTCCGCGCCGTCGCGCGCGACGAGGATTGCGGCTGCGCAGGCGGCGGCACGGCCAGTTGCGGCTCCGCAAGCGGCCGCTCGGCAAATTGCTGCTCCACCCGCTGACTCGATGCTCGCATCGCTGCAGGAGCTGGCGCGGGAGGCATCGAACCGCATCGTGATGCTTGGCGTGGTGCTCGGGTTCTTTGCGATCATGGCGGTCATAGCGGCGCGCACCAATACACCGACTCCCGACGAGTTCGTCTACGTTCCGGCCGGTTACTATCACCTGACGACCGGCGACCTGACGTTCGATACGACCAACCCGCCACTGCTCAAGATGCTGATGGCGGCGCCGCTGCTCGCGATGGACGTCCGTATCGACACCAG
Coding sequences:
- a CDS encoding DNA-3-methyladenine glycosylase I; this translates as MPTKRPAAKDALKRCPWVDLTKPDYVAYHDDEWGVPVHDDRKIFEFLTLEAAQAGLSWYTVLRKREAYRRAFADFDPLRVARFTPARVEKMLLDPGIVRNRLKVTCAVSNAKHFLEVQREFGSFAAYIWRFVGGNPLVAERRVIADYPARTAISDAISKDLMKRGFRFVGSTIIYAHMQATGLVNDHSVDCYRRSELLAKSRKK